From Cannabis sativa cultivar Pink pepper isolate KNU-18-1 chromosome 8, ASM2916894v1, whole genome shotgun sequence, a single genomic window includes:
- the LOC115700250 gene encoding dirigent protein 2-like yields MAPPGAFSSPPTNSKLIIMFTYLLIIITLCKCETQKQKQNQNQTSLVFFLQDYGSSNANATVVPVIGIKGKEWSFNSFGTIFAVDDPITETPSRNSNEVGRAQGVLVTSALDGSSVSVLLSIVFTNREYDGSTLELQGVSRQNERYREVSVVSGTGYFRFNRGFAVMETIYYERSTSYSIVRCTITLRDGTIYS; encoded by the coding sequence ATGGCGCCACCGGGTGCATTTTCAAGCCCACCTACTAATTCTAAACTAATAATAATGTTCACGTATTtgctaataataataacattatgcAAATGTGAGactcaaaaacaaaaacaaaatcaaaaccaAACCAGCTTAGTATTCTTCTTGCAAGATTATGGGTCGAGCAATGCCAATGCTACGGTTGTTCCAGTGATTGGCATCAAGGGCAAGGAGTGGTCATTCAACTCGTTCGGCACCATTTTTGCTGTTGATGATCCAATCACGGAAACCCCAAGTAGAAACTCAAACGAGGTTGGTCGAGCACAAGGAGTGCTTGTAACATCGGCTTTAGATGGGTCTAGTGTGAGTGTGTTACTGTCAATAGTGTTCACCAATAGGGAATACGATGGTAGCACTTTGGAGCTTCAAGGTGTTAGCCGTCAAAATGAGAGGTATAGAGAAGTGTCTGTGGTTTCAGGGACAGGCTATTTCAGATTCAATAGAGGCTTTGCTGTTATGGAGACTATATACTATGAAAGATCAACTTCATACTCAATCGTTAGGTGCACCATTACCCTACGTGATGGGACTAtatatagctaa